In the genome of Myxococcota bacterium, the window CGCCGCGAGCAGCCACAGCGGTCCGGCGACCAGATAGCCCCACCAGTGACTCGGCGTGGGCACCTCGAGCCAGCGCTGGAGCGGCTCGGCCAGGGCGCCCAGGTGCGCGAAGAACAAGCTCGCCGCGGCCGCGAACGCCGCCAGGTTCAGCGCGAAGGGCACCGCGATCCAGGGCCAGAGCGAGCGCTCCCGCCGCAGCATGAGCGCCGCGCGCCGCAGGACGCGCGGCGCGGCCCAGCTCACGAGGCCTCGATCAGCGCGAGGATCTTGTCGCGCTCGCGCGCGAGTGACTCGTCGTCGGGCGCCTCGAGGTTGAGGCGCAGGAGCGGCTCGGTGTTCGACGGGCGCAGGTTGAACCACCAGCTCGGGTAGGTCACGGTGAGTCCGTCGAGCTCGTCGGCGGCACCGTCGGGGAAGGCCGCGCGCACCCGGGCGAGCGCGCGCGCCACGTCGGGCACGCGCCGGTTGATCTCGCCGCTCTGGCGGTAGCGGCGGTAGGGCTGCCACAGCTCCGACAGCGGCCGTGCGCGCACCGCCAGGGTCTCGAGCAGGAGCAGCATCGCCGCCGCGCCGTCGTCGGCGATGTAGCCGGCGGGGAAGCGGAAGTAGTAGTGACCCGAGAGCTCGCCGCCGAAGCAGGCGCCGCGCTCGCGCATGACCGCCTTCATGAAGGCGTGACCCACGCGGCCGCGGACCGGCTCCGCGCCCCGCGCGCGCATCGTCTCCGGCACGACGCGGCTCGAGCGCAGGTCGTACAGCATCGGCTGGCCGCGCTTCGCGCCGAGCAGCCCGCGCTCGAGGATCACGTCGCTGAACAGCGCGGTCGTGAGGTCGGCGGGAATCGCCTCGCCGCGCTCGTCCACGAACACCGCGCGGTCCCCGTCGCCGTCGAAGGCGATGCCCAGGTCGGCGCGCTCCGCCTTCACCGCGCGCTGCAGGTCGTGCAGGTTCTCGGGCTTGAGCGGATCGGCCTCGTGGTTCGGAAAGCTGCCGTCGGGCTCGAAGTACATGCGGCTGGCGCTGAGCGGCAGGCGCTCGAGCAGGCCCGAGAGCGCCTCGCCCGCGATGCCGTTCCCCGCGTCGATCACCGCGCGCAGGCGCGCGCGCGCCGGGAACAGCGCGAGCAGCATGTCGAAGTAGGCCGCCTTGAAGTCGCGCCGAGTGACTCCGGCGCGCGCCGCGGGCGCAGGCTCGTGCTCGAGCGCGAGCGCGCGGTCGCGAATCGCGGCCAGCCCCGACTCGATGCCGATCGGCACGGCGTTCGGACCGCACAGCTTGAACCCGTTGTAGCGGCCCGGGTTGTGCGACGCGGTGATCATGGCGCCGCCGCCCGCACCCGAGCTCGCGACGGCGAAATAGAGCTGGGGCGTCGAGACACGCCCGACGTCGATCACCTCGCGTCCCTCGGCGCGCAGTCCGGCGTGGAAAGCGTCGCGCAGCTCGTCGGCGCTGGCGCGCATGTCGTAGCCGACGGCGATCGGCCCGCGCTCCAGGTGGCGGGCGAAGGCGCGGCCCGTGGCCAGCGCCGTGCGCGCGTCGAGCTCCTCGGGCACCAGTCC includes:
- a CDS encoding phosphomannomutase/phosphoglucomutase, with amino-acid sequence MKPGIFKAYDVRGLVPEELDARTALATGRAFARHLERGPIAVGYDMRASADELRDAFHAGLRAEGREVIDVGRVSTPQLYFAVASSGAGGGAMITASHNPGRYNGFKLCGPNAVPIGIESGLAAIRDRALALEHEPAPAARAGVTRRDFKAAYFDMLLALFPARARLRAVIDAGNGIAGEALSGLLERLPLSASRMYFEPDGSFPNHEADPLKPENLHDLQRAVKAERADLGIAFDGDGDRAVFVDERGEAIPADLTTALFSDVILERGLLGAKRGQPMLYDLRSSRVVPETMRARGAEPVRGRVGHAFMKAVMRERGACFGGELSGHYYFRFPAGYIADDGAAAMLLLLETLAVRARPLSELWQPYRRYRQSGEINRRVPDVARALARVRAAFPDGAADELDGLTVTYPSWWFNLRPSNTEPLLRLNLEAPDDESLARERDKILALIEAS